A genomic window from Halogeometricum sp. S3BR5-2 includes:
- a CDS encoding hydroxyacid-oxoacid transhydrogenase — protein MSYERSVSAPNHSLDPETVWHIDMPEIRFGRDSTEELAFQLRDLGVDEDARGLVVTDENLVDIGHADRVAGEIEDDGLSVDVYDGSEREPSVEAVTDCIEFVREEAGESGYDFYVGLGGGSCMDTAKVTRAVIANGGEPLDYVAEPTGEGEPLTESGAPLILMPTTAGTGAEISPVAILSVPEKEIKEGISSNHVRADAAVLDPTLTTTLPPDLTAKTAMDALGHAIEGYTTHEYDSLLRPTDPADRPVYAGRTPLTEMFSEKAIDLLSSNVRTAVHNGDDLEARENMLQGALFGAIAGLTAGATLCHAMAYPVGNKYHTTHGETIAVLTPASTIDYNSASDPSRFADVAEMFGVDTDGMTDREATDALKAQYIQLQRDLNVLPSGLEELAGITEEDVDWLAEQTVETQKRLLRTNPRPVTEDDVRDVFLDALNNWEET, from the coding sequence ATGAGCTACGAGCGCTCCGTCTCGGCGCCGAACCACAGCCTCGACCCGGAGACGGTGTGGCACATCGACATGCCGGAGATACGCTTCGGGCGCGATTCGACCGAGGAACTCGCGTTTCAACTCCGCGACTTGGGCGTCGACGAGGACGCCCGCGGACTCGTCGTCACCGACGAGAACCTCGTCGATATCGGTCACGCGGACCGCGTCGCCGGCGAAATCGAGGACGACGGTCTCTCCGTCGATGTCTACGACGGTTCCGAGCGCGAACCGTCCGTCGAGGCCGTCACGGACTGCATCGAGTTCGTCCGCGAGGAGGCCGGCGAGTCCGGATACGACTTCTACGTCGGTCTCGGCGGCGGCAGTTGCATGGACACCGCGAAGGTGACGCGAGCGGTCATCGCCAACGGCGGCGAACCGCTGGACTACGTCGCCGAACCGACCGGCGAGGGCGAACCGCTGACGGAGTCCGGGGCGCCGCTGATTCTGATGCCGACGACGGCCGGCACGGGCGCGGAGATTTCGCCCGTCGCCATCCTCTCGGTCCCCGAGAAGGAGATAAAGGAGGGTATCTCCTCGAACCACGTCCGCGCGGACGCCGCCGTCCTCGACCCGACGCTCACGACGACGCTCCCGCCGGACCTGACGGCGAAGACGGCGATGGACGCCCTCGGTCACGCCATCGAGGGCTACACGACCCACGAGTACGACTCGCTGCTGCGGCCGACCGACCCGGCCGACCGACCGGTGTACGCCGGGCGGACGCCGCTGACGGAGATGTTCTCGGAGAAGGCCATCGACCTGCTGTCGAGCAACGTCCGCACCGCCGTCCACAACGGCGACGACCTGGAGGCCCGCGAGAACATGCTGCAGGGGGCGCTGTTCGGCGCCATCGCGGGACTGACCGCGGGGGCAACTCTCTGCCACGCGATGGCGTACCCCGTCGGCAACAAGTACCACACGACGCACGGCGAGACCATCGCCGTTCTCACGCCCGCCAGCACCATCGACTACAACTCCGCGAGCGACCCTTCCCGGTTCGCGGACGTCGCGGAGATGTTCGGCGTCGACACCGACGGGATGACCGACCGGGAGGCGACGGACGCGCTGAAGGCGCAGTACATCCAACTCCAACGCGATCTGAACGTCCTCCCGAGCGGCCTCGAAGAACTCGCCGGCATCACCGAGGAGGACGTCGATTGGCTCGCCGAACAGACCGTCGAGACGCAGAAGCGACTCCTGCGGACGAACCCCCGGCCCGTCACCGAGGACGACGTGCGCGACGTCTTCTTGGACGCGCTCAACAACTGGGAGGAGACGTAG
- a CDS encoding aldo/keto reductase, whose translation METRTLGRTGHDSTVATFGAIALNWLEQEGADQMVELVLDSGVNHFDVAPTYGDAELKLGPKLRQHREEIFLGCKTQERDYDGARRKLERSLDRLGVEKIDLYQVHGLEYEEELDEITSDGGALDAFRDARDEGLIDHIGLTSHGSPGLILDAVDRIDDLESLMFPLNPVVAGKDGDEHDYEAVLERADREGIGTLGIKAFAKGSWPSTDDLPEEDRPYANWYEPVGTPDEIRERFDFAAAQGLTSVVSPGDPKLVAMVLDAAARYDGMDEAAQRSLIEQLRGEDSPVPEQLHH comes from the coding sequence ATGGAGACACGCACACTGGGGCGGACGGGCCACGACAGCACCGTCGCGACGTTCGGCGCGATAGCGCTCAACTGGCTCGAACAGGAGGGGGCCGACCAGATGGTCGAACTCGTCCTCGACAGCGGAGTGAACCACTTCGACGTGGCGCCGACGTACGGCGACGCGGAACTGAAACTCGGGCCGAAGCTCCGACAGCACCGCGAGGAGATATTCCTCGGCTGCAAGACCCAAGAACGGGACTACGACGGTGCGCGGCGGAAGCTCGAACGCTCGCTGGACCGCCTCGGCGTCGAGAAGATAGACCTCTATCAGGTCCACGGGCTCGAGTACGAGGAGGAACTGGACGAGATAACGAGCGACGGGGGCGCGCTCGACGCGTTCCGCGACGCGAGAGACGAAGGACTGATAGACCACATCGGACTGACGAGCCACGGGTCGCCGGGACTGATTCTGGACGCCGTCGACCGCATCGACGACCTCGAATCCCTGATGTTCCCGCTCAACCCGGTCGTCGCCGGGAAGGACGGAGACGAGCACGACTACGAAGCCGTCTTGGAACGCGCCGACCGGGAGGGAATCGGCACCCTTGGAATCAAGGCGTTCGCGAAGGGGTCGTGGCCGTCGACGGACGATTTACCCGAGGAAGACCGGCCGTACGCGAACTGGTACGAACCGGTCGGCACGCCCGACGAGATTCGCGAGCGGTTCGACTTCGCCGCCGCGCAGGGTCTGACGAGCGTCGTCTCGCCCGGCGACCCGAAACTCGTCGCGATGGTGCTGGACGCCGCCGCCCGCTACGACGGGATGGACGAGGCCGCCCAGCGGTCGCTGATAGAGCAACTCCGCGGCGAGGATAGCCCCGTTCCCGAGCAGCTCCACCACTGA
- a CDS encoding TetR/AcrR family transcriptional regulator, whose amino-acid sequence MDDAVREEILDGTYRALCAHGYADLTIQDIAAETDRSKSLVHYYFESKGELIDAFLTYLYDRYTDYIGEERGETTRENLTSLLERLLDGDDSERLRTALLEVKAQAPYDESIREHLVEFDAALFERLRELVAAGVESGEFDAAVDPSRTAECLTAAVHGARTQRTALGRRRYHADETLTEYVDTYLVADGGREAAH is encoded by the coding sequence ATGGACGACGCAGTACGCGAAGAGATACTGGACGGAACGTACCGGGCGCTGTGTGCGCACGGGTACGCGGACCTCACGATACAGGACATCGCCGCGGAGACGGACCGGAGCAAGTCGCTCGTCCACTACTACTTCGAGAGCAAAGGCGAGTTGATAGACGCGTTTCTCACGTACCTGTACGACCGCTACACCGACTACATCGGCGAGGAGAGAGGGGAGACGACTCGGGAGAACCTCACGTCGCTACTCGAACGCCTCCTCGACGGCGACGACTCCGAGCGACTCCGAACGGCGCTGTTGGAGGTGAAAGCGCAGGCGCCGTACGACGAGTCGATTCGAGAGCACCTCGTCGAGTTCGACGCCGCCCTCTTCGAGCGACTCCGGGAACTCGTCGCGGCGGGCGTCGAGTCCGGCGAGTTCGACGCGGCCGTCGACCCCTCGCGCACCGCCGAGTGTCTGACCGCGGCGGTTCACGGCGCGCGGACGCAACGGACCGCACTCGGTCGGCGGCGATACCACGCCGACGAGACGCTCACCGAGTACGTCGATACCTACCTCGTCGCCGACGGAGGCCGGGAGGCGGCGCACTGA
- a CDS encoding MATE family efflux transporter yields the protein MGLLDRIGALFKGREEFDLTEGGIARPLFYLSLPIVVTNLFQTAYNLADTFWLGQYSTDALAAISFAFPMVFLLISMGMGLSVAGSVLVAQHTGSDETEKAEYAASQTLSFAFIASVVLGIVGYLSVERVLGLLGASPDVLPGATAYMEVVSLGIPFMFGFFVFVSLMRGYGDTITPMLVMFGSVVVNIVIDPFLINGWWRFPEMGIEGAAVATIFSRALAAAVGIAIMLRGSRGVTVHLEDMVPDFTYARRLVEIGAPASVGGMGRALSINLLLVIVGTFSSTVVAGYGIGTRMFSVVFLPAIAFARGVETMTGQNIGAGKEDRAARTNDFAAKVLFGLLTLAGIVVFLAAEPITAVFTNDPAVVDVGATFLRYVAPTFGFIGIMRAYAGGFRGAGKTIIAATIAILTQGVVRIPIAWFASRSLGSSGIWLAFAVSNVVGATVAYLWFRRGTWRGADITGASVDSGERPRGDAPTDD from the coding sequence ATGGGGCTCCTCGACCGCATCGGCGCGCTGTTCAAGGGACGCGAGGAGTTCGACCTCACGGAGGGCGGAATCGCCCGGCCGCTGTTCTACCTCTCTCTGCCCATCGTCGTCACCAACCTGTTTCAGACGGCGTACAACCTCGCGGACACCTTCTGGCTCGGTCAGTACAGCACGGACGCGCTGGCGGCCATCAGCTTCGCGTTTCCGATGGTGTTCCTGCTCATCTCCATGGGGATGGGACTGTCAGTCGCCGGCAGCGTCCTCGTCGCCCAGCACACGGGGTCCGACGAGACGGAGAAGGCCGAGTACGCCGCTTCCCAGACGCTCTCGTTCGCGTTCATCGCCTCGGTCGTCCTCGGAATAGTCGGGTATCTCTCCGTCGAACGGGTGCTCGGACTGCTCGGCGCGTCGCCCGACGTACTCCCGGGCGCGACGGCGTACATGGAGGTCGTCTCGCTCGGCATCCCCTTCATGTTCGGCTTCTTCGTCTTCGTCTCGCTGATGCGGGGGTACGGCGACACCATCACGCCGATGCTCGTCATGTTCGGCTCCGTCGTCGTGAACATCGTCATCGACCCCTTCCTCATCAACGGGTGGTGGCGGTTCCCCGAGATGGGTATCGAGGGGGCCGCCGTCGCGACCATCTTCTCCCGCGCACTGGCGGCCGCCGTCGGCATCGCCATCATGCTCCGGGGCTCCCGGGGCGTCACCGTCCACCTCGAAGACATGGTCCCGGACTTCACCTACGCACGCCGACTGGTCGAAATCGGCGCGCCGGCCTCCGTCGGCGGGATGGGACGGGCGCTCTCCATCAACCTCCTCCTCGTCATCGTCGGGACCTTCTCCTCGACGGTGGTCGCCGGCTACGGCATCGGGACGCGGATGTTCTCCGTCGTCTTCCTGCCCGCCATCGCGTTCGCGCGCGGCGTCGAGACGATGACCGGACAGAACATCGGCGCCGGCAAGGAGGACCGCGCCGCGCGGACGAACGACTTCGCGGCGAAGGTGCTGTTCGGACTTCTAACGCTCGCGGGCATCGTCGTCTTCCTCGCCGCCGAACCGATCACGGCCGTGTTCACGAACGACCCCGCGGTCGTCGACGTGGGGGCGACGTTCCTCCGCTACGTCGCGCCGACGTTCGGCTTCATCGGCATCATGCGCGCGTACGCCGGCGGGTTCCGCGGCGCGGGCAAGACGATAATCGCGGCGACGATAGCCATTCTCACGCAGGGCGTCGTCCGCATCCCCATCGCGTGGTTCGCGTCCCGGAGCCTCGGGTCGTCCGGAATCTGGCTCGCGTTCGCCGTCTCCAACGTGGTCGGCGCGACGGTCGCCTACCTCTGGTTCCGGCGCGGCACGTGGCGCGGCGCCGATATCACCGGAGCGAGCGTCGATAGCGGGGAGCGTCCGAGGGGAGACGCTCCCACGGACGACTGA
- a CDS encoding N-acyl homoserine lactonase family protein — translation MVDATIDVIDRGGLECDLNYLVEGNTLGSHDEPNPPTDYVEIPVWNLVIDHPEATILWDTGNHEDALDGHWPEGLKQAFYPHDVGEHTLEGDLDDAGYSLDDIDAVFQTHLHLDHAGGLHHFDGTDVPVYVHEEELKFAYYSAKTTEGSGAYILGDFDHDLNWQVLHQDRETHFEDTEFVRLPGHTPGLTGTMIHLDDHGTVVFAGDEIYQSDNYEEEIPLGAQLLWSGRHWFDSLQVLKDLERRHDAEVVYGHDPEQFAEIESGWS, via the coding sequence ATGGTAGACGCGACGATAGACGTCATCGACCGCGGGGGACTCGAGTGCGACCTCAACTACCTCGTGGAGGGTAACACGCTCGGGAGCCACGACGAACCGAACCCGCCGACGGACTACGTCGAGATTCCGGTGTGGAACCTCGTCATCGACCACCCCGAGGCGACCATCCTCTGGGACACCGGCAACCACGAGGACGCCCTCGACGGCCACTGGCCGGAGGGCTTGAAGCAGGCGTTCTACCCGCACGACGTGGGCGAGCACACTCTGGAGGGCGACCTCGACGACGCGGGCTACTCGCTGGACGACATCGACGCCGTGTTCCAGACCCATCTCCACCTCGACCACGCGGGCGGCCTCCACCACTTCGACGGCACGGACGTGCCCGTCTACGTCCACGAGGAGGAGTTGAAGTTCGCCTACTACTCCGCGAAGACGACGGAGGGAAGCGGCGCGTACATCCTCGGGGACTTCGACCACGACCTGAACTGGCAGGTGCTTCATCAGGACCGCGAGACGCACTTCGAGGACACGGAGTTCGTCCGCCTCCCCGGACACACGCCCGGACTCACGGGGACGATGATCCACCTCGACGACCACGGTACCGTCGTGTTCGCGGGCGACGAGATATACCAGAGCGACAACTACGAGGAGGAGATTCCGCTGGGGGCGCAACTGCTCTGGAGCGGTCGCCACTGGTTCGACAGCCTCCAGGTCTTAAAGGACCTCGAACGGCGTCACGACGCCGAGGTCGTCTACGGCCACGACCCCGAGCAGTTCGCGGAAATCGAGTCGGGGTGGTCCTGA
- a CDS encoding aminotransferase class III-fold pyridoxal phosphate-dependent enzyme has protein sequence MDRHTAEPTAEGLPGPNAAEWIEFHSEHAAPSEYSHEFVWDVTAEADGPFVTDVDGNVLLDFTCHIGAAPLGYNNEKVLGKLREFDLVEPMKIAGQDMYYGAGPDPEESPFPGASHLMEKLCEVSDQYGMDTVFLSNSGAEAVENALKITYDDAPAAKYGFAFEGSFHGRTMATLSVTRSNEVYTRHYPEISGVKTVPFCTDRRCTEGECDCGFSPREGSQLRRALSPEGGHVNPEEVAFVVMEPIQGVGGYRFPSEAFMREVGAVTDEYDIPLVVDEIQSGVGRTGEMWAADHYPIEPDVIASAKGLRVGATISNSDLFPSESNRLGSTFGGGDILSSMQGVFTLEAIEEHDLLDNATERGRQAKELLRDDASEYVEDVRGKGLMLAVEFDTAERRSAVVEESLKRGLLTLGCGKKTIRLLPPLDSTEREIELGIGIFTDAVDAAGNEVASAPSS, from the coding sequence ATGGACAGGCACACCGCGGAACCGACAGCCGAGGGTCTACCGGGTCCGAACGCCGCGGAGTGGATCGAGTTTCACTCGGAACACGCCGCGCCGAGCGAGTACTCCCACGAATTCGTCTGGGACGTGACCGCGGAGGCGGACGGGCCGTTCGTCACCGACGTGGACGGGAACGTCCTCCTCGATTTCACCTGCCACATCGGCGCGGCCCCCCTCGGATACAACAACGAGAAGGTGCTCGGGAAACTCCGCGAGTTCGACCTCGTAGAGCCGATGAAGATAGCGGGGCAGGACATGTACTACGGCGCCGGGCCGGACCCCGAGGAGTCGCCGTTCCCGGGGGCAAGTCACCTGATGGAGAAGCTCTGTGAAGTCTCCGACCAGTACGGGATGGACACCGTCTTCCTCTCGAACTCCGGCGCCGAAGCGGTGGAGAACGCGCTGAAGATAACGTACGACGACGCGCCGGCGGCGAAGTACGGCTTCGCCTTCGAGGGAAGCTTCCACGGCCGGACGATGGCGACGCTGTCGGTCACGCGGTCCAACGAGGTGTACACCCGACACTACCCCGAGATTTCGGGGGTCAAGACCGTCCCGTTCTGCACCGACCGGCGCTGCACCGAAGGCGAGTGCGACTGCGGGTTCTCGCCCCGCGAGGGGTCGCAGTTGCGGCGGGCGCTGTCCCCGGAAGGCGGCCACGTCAACCCCGAGGAGGTGGCGTTCGTCGTGATGGAACCGATTCAGGGCGTCGGCGGCTACCGCTTCCCGAGCGAGGCGTTCATGCGCGAGGTCGGAGCCGTCACCGACGAGTACGACATCCCGCTGGTCGTCGACGAGATACAGTCGGGCGTCGGGCGGACCGGCGAGATGTGGGCGGCGGACCACTACCCCATCGAACCCGACGTCATCGCCAGCGCGAAGGGTCTCCGGGTCGGCGCGACCATCTCGAACTCCGACCTCTTCCCGAGCGAGTCGAACCGCCTGGGGTCGACGTTCGGCGGCGGCGACATCCTCTCGTCGATGCAGGGCGTGTTCACGCTCGAAGCCATCGAGGAGCACGACCTCTTGGACAACGCCACCGAACGCGGCCGACAGGCGAAGGAACTGCTCCGCGACGACGCGTCGGAGTACGTCGAGGACGTGCGCGGGAAGGGACTCATGCTCGCCGTCGAGTTCGACACCGCCGAGCGCCGCAGTGCGGTCGTCGAGGAGTCGCTGAAGCGCGGCCTCCTCACGCTCGGGTGCGGAAAGAAGACGATTCGGCTCCTCCCGCCGCTGGATTCGACCGAGCGCGAAATCGAACTGGGAATCGGTATCTTCACCGACGCCGTCGACGCCGCGGGCAACGAAGTCGCCTCCGCCCCGTCGTCGTAA
- a CDS encoding universal stress protein codes for MYDDILVPTDGSEHAGRAAQHAGYVAGLFGATVHLVSVVDVQAAAGAFNAGGVDKAFTDRLEAEGQRAVEAAEAEITGADAVRTAVVRGRPDKVILDYADENDVDLVVMGTHGRTGLTRYVAGSVTERVLRLSEVPVLTVRAAEGREASGYEEVLVPTDGSEYAEAAVDHGLAVAEAAGARVHAVNVVDLGGMTASATYGLPEDVVARIEADGEAATEEVASRARDRGLEAVTDVRRGSAARTLLDYVDRKDIDLVVMGTAGRTGLDRYLLGSTTEGVVRRSDAPVLAVNARNRTSGSE; via the coding sequence ATGTACGACGACATCCTCGTTCCGACCGACGGAAGCGAACACGCGGGTCGCGCCGCCCAGCACGCCGGCTACGTGGCGGGACTGTTCGGCGCGACGGTGCACCTCGTCAGCGTCGTCGACGTTCAGGCAGCCGCCGGCGCGTTCAACGCTGGGGGCGTAGACAAGGCGTTCACCGACCGATTGGAGGCCGAGGGCCAACGCGCCGTCGAGGCGGCGGAGGCAGAGATAACGGGGGCCGACGCGGTCCGGACCGCGGTAGTCCGCGGACGGCCCGACAAGGTGATTCTCGACTACGCCGACGAGAACGACGTCGACCTCGTGGTGATGGGGACGCACGGGCGGACGGGACTGACGCGCTACGTCGCCGGGAGCGTGACGGAGCGAGTGCTCAGACTGTCCGAGGTCCCCGTGCTAACGGTCCGAGCGGCTGAGGGGCGGGAGGCGAGCGGCTACGAGGAGGTGCTCGTTCCGACCGACGGGAGCGAGTACGCCGAGGCGGCCGTCGACCACGGACTCGCCGTCGCCGAGGCGGCCGGCGCGCGCGTCCACGCGGTGAACGTCGTCGACCTCGGCGGGATGACGGCGAGCGCCACCTACGGACTCCCCGAGGACGTCGTCGCGCGCATCGAGGCCGACGGCGAGGCGGCGACCGAGGAGGTGGCCTCGCGGGCGCGGGACCGGGGCCTCGAAGCCGTCACCGACGTCCGGCGCGGGTCGGCCGCGCGGACGCTGTTGGACTACGTCGACCGAAAGGATATCGACCTCGTGGTGATGGGGACGGCCGGCCGGACCGGACTGGACCGATACCTGCTCGGGAGCACGACCGAGGGAGTCGTCCGGCGGTCCGACGCGCCCGTGCTGGCGGTCAACGCGCGGAACCGAACGTCGGGGTCGGAATAG
- the solA gene encoding N-methyl-L-tryptophan oxidase, with protein sequence MSTSDERYDVAVVGVGGMGSAAAAHLAERGLDVVGIERFDIPHAKGSSHGVTRIIRRAYYEHPSYIPLIERAYELWEELDESSGRDILHRTGSIDAGAPDNPVFEGSKRSCEEYDIPYEELTGAEVNERFPGYELPEDHRAVYQEDGGFLVPEQAIVAHAEAAQAAGAEVRARESVRDWAETPDGGVRVWTDRDTYEADAMVLAAGAWNYKLADALEGLAVPERQALAWFQPETPSNFQPGNHPVWNISVPEGRFYGFPVHDVPGFKLGKYHHLDEQVNPDDYDTDPTRADEEVLRDFTEKYFPEASGPTMGLSTCMFTNSPDEHFILDTLPDHPQVAVGAGFSGHGFKFASVIGEILADLAADGETEHPIDMFRLDRFE encoded by the coding sequence ATGAGCACGAGCGACGAGCGGTACGATGTCGCCGTCGTCGGCGTCGGCGGGATGGGAAGCGCGGCCGCCGCCCACCTCGCCGAGCGCGGACTGGACGTCGTCGGAATCGAGCGCTTCGACATCCCGCACGCGAAGGGATCCTCGCACGGCGTCACGCGTATCATCCGGCGGGCCTACTACGAGCACCCCTCCTACATCCCGCTCATCGAACGCGCCTACGAACTGTGGGAGGAGCTAGACGAGTCGTCGGGACGCGACATCCTGCACCGCACGGGCTCCATCGACGCCGGCGCACCGGATAATCCGGTGTTCGAGGGCTCGAAACGCTCCTGCGAGGAGTACGACATCCCCTACGAGGAACTGACGGGCGCGGAGGTGAACGAGCGGTTTCCCGGCTACGAACTGCCCGAGGACCACCGCGCCGTCTATCAGGAGGACGGCGGCTTTCTCGTCCCCGAGCAGGCCATCGTCGCGCACGCGGAGGCGGCGCAGGCCGCCGGCGCGGAGGTGCGCGCCCGCGAGTCCGTCCGCGACTGGGCGGAGACGCCCGACGGCGGCGTCCGCGTCTGGACCGACCGCGACACCTACGAGGCGGACGCGATGGTCCTCGCGGCGGGCGCGTGGAACTACAAGTTGGCCGACGCCCTGGAGGGACTGGCCGTCCCCGAACGGCAGGCGCTGGCGTGGTTCCAGCCCGAGACGCCGTCGAACTTTCAGCCCGGAAATCACCCCGTCTGGAACATCAGCGTCCCCGAGGGGCGCTTCTACGGCTTCCCCGTCCACGACGTGCCGGGGTTCAAACTCGGCAAGTACCACCACCTCGACGAGCAGGTGAACCCCGACGACTACGACACCGACCCGACGCGCGCCGACGAGGAGGTGCTGCGCGACTTCACGGAGAAGTACTTCCCGGAGGCGTCGGGGCCGACGATGGGGCTGTCGACGTGCATGTTCACGAACTCCCCGGACGAGCACTTCATTCTCGACACCCTCCCGGACCACCCGCAGGTAGCCGTCGGCGCCGGTTTCTCCGGTCACGGCTTCAAGTTCGCCAGCGTTATCGGCGAGATTCTCGCGGATCTGGCGGCCGACGGCGAGACGGAGCATCCCATCGATATGTTCCGACTGGACCGCTTCGAGTAA
- a CDS encoding TetR/AcrR family transcriptional regulator gives MGEPPERTPSDADEEIMRATYRALEEHGYADLTMKRIAEEYGKSTAAIHYHYETKDDLLAAFLDYLLDRFVSTIHEVETTDPEQRLEMLLDRLLAGPKDNSDLSVAMLEMRSQAPYKEAFTERFEQNDEYVRYLLRTAIDHGISEGVFADVDSEHVSKTLMIIIDGARTRSVVFEDADTLATARRAADEYLDETLRLRDE, from the coding sequence ATGGGTGAGCCACCCGAGCGCACTCCCTCGGACGCGGACGAGGAGATAATGCGCGCCACCTATCGGGCGCTCGAGGAGCACGGCTACGCGGACCTGACGATGAAGCGAATCGCGGAGGAGTACGGCAAGTCGACCGCCGCGATTCACTACCACTACGAGACGAAGGACGACCTGCTCGCGGCGTTCCTCGACTACCTGCTGGACCGGTTCGTGAGCACGATACACGAGGTGGAGACGACGGACCCGGAGCAGCGCTTGGAGATGCTCTTGGACAGACTCCTGGCCGGTCCGAAGGACAACAGCGACCTGTCCGTGGCGATGCTGGAGATGCGGAGCCAAGCGCCGTACAAGGAGGCGTTCACCGAGCGGTTCGAGCAGAACGACGAGTACGTTCGTTACCTGCTTCGGACCGCCATCGACCACGGCATCAGCGAAGGCGTCTTCGCGGACGTCGACTCCGAGCACGTCTCGAAGACGCTCATGATCATCATCGACGGCGCGCGGACCCGGTCTGTCGTCTTCGAGGACGCGGACACGCTGGCGACGGCGCGGCGCGCGGCCGACGAGTACCTGGACGAGACGCTGCGACTCCGGGACGAGTGA
- a CDS encoding IclR family transcriptional regulator, with the protein MKPRRTGDTLQTTDISLRVVEHVTELDGATLAELTAETGLAKSTVHNHLKTLSRYGYLNREGDTYHVGVKLYHLGNYARKRHEAYEVARAVVPELADETQLEADFTVEENGRIVSLYDVSTFSNTASSLVDSRLFHVHSTASGKSILSEYSEGRVREILDRWGLPAQTEHTITDIDELLEELEAVRERGYATSFGEAIEGMWTIGIPVAGPDGAVCGSINVCAPTYAHDESRERAVVDALEEKAAVFERRLAEQGE; encoded by the coding sequence ATGAAGCCGCGCAGAACCGGGGATACGCTCCAGACGACCGACATTTCGCTTCGAGTCGTCGAACACGTCACCGAACTCGACGGCGCTACCCTCGCGGAACTGACCGCGGAGACGGGGCTGGCGAAGAGCACCGTTCACAACCACCTGAAGACGCTCTCGCGGTACGGCTATCTGAACCGCGAGGGCGACACCTACCACGTGGGCGTGAAACTCTACCACCTCGGGAACTACGCGCGAAAGCGCCACGAGGCGTACGAAGTCGCGAGGGCCGTCGTGCCGGAACTGGCCGACGAGACGCAACTGGAGGCGGACTTCACCGTCGAGGAGAACGGCCGCATCGTTTCGCTGTACGACGTGTCGACGTTCTCGAACACCGCCTCCTCGCTCGTCGACAGCCGACTGTTCCACGTCCACAGCACCGCCTCGGGGAAGTCCATCCTCTCGGAGTACTCCGAGGGGCGAGTCCGGGAGATACTCGACCGGTGGGGACTCCCCGCGCAGACCGAACACACCATCACCGACATCGACGAACTGCTGGAGGAACTCGAAGCCGTCCGGGAACGGGGGTACGCCACCAGTTTCGGCGAAGCCATCGAGGGGATGTGGACGATAGGTATCCCCGTCGCGGGACCGGACGGCGCCGTGTGCGGTTCGATCAACGTCTGCGCGCCGACCTACGCCCACGACGAATCGAGGGAACGCGCCGTGGTGGACGCACTGGAGGAGAAGGCCGCAGTCTTCGAGCGACGACTCGCCGAACAGGGAGAGTGA